GGATGGGACGTTCGGTGCTTTCCCCAGCACTGTCTTCAGTCTTTAGGACTAACCTTAGGAGGCAGCAGAGATCTGTCACAACAGGTGTTTTGTCTCTGTACTCGGTATTATGTGTTGGAAATGGCTTGGGGTTGGCTTTCTTGCTACTAACAGGAGTGTCAGGCTACTGTGAGTTGTCACAgcagtgtgtttggtttttgttttcacatgCTTACCTTGGGAAACTTGGGTGTAATGCCGAGAGGTGTGCAGTTCACAGAAAGGGTTTGTGTTTACTCTTGCTTTAAGCCACGTTAAATAGCTGGTCCTTTTTGTAGGAATGTGATATAATCAGACatcaaggacagccaggaaaaaaaagtatgagCAAGAGAGCCCCTTGGAGCAGGATATCTTGTAATTTACTGGACTTAGCCTAGTGCCTAGAGCCATCCAGATTATAACCCACCTTTAAAGCAAAGCCTAACTTTGTTTGCCTGACCACCTCCAGCATTATTTTAGCACTGCTTCCCCCTCCCAAGAGACGAGAACCAAAAGAGGTGAAATTTTCTGTTATTTACCCCCCCTTTTGAacagtgtgttttttttctcccttgtaaCTCAATTTCCCAAATAACCCTACCTGATGTTCCTGTAAGAGCAGGTAGAATAGCAGAGATACTACCAAAACCTGAGAGCAAGCAGCTAGGAACAAATCGCTAACACGAAGGAAGCCATAAAAGGGAGCGAGAATGACGTCAAGCACTTCACAGCTTCCTCTAGGGCCCTGTCCTTTTCCTTACATAAAGCCGCACTCTTGCAAAGAAAATCCAATTCCTCAGATAAGTGAAACGTTCTGCTTCCTTGAATTGTGTGGTTTGGTCACATATTTTACACCTGCATAATTTCAGTGGTTCATGTTGTGCATGGCATCCTTTGTCCTTGGAAATGCATCTGGTATGTCTCACCGCTGCGGAAGGCCTGGACAACTGCACTACCAGCTTGTGCTGCTGACTGTAGACTTGAGATTCAAACCAAAGTACTCTGAGGGCGCAGTGGCTCCAGTGCTCAGCCGCTTCCGCTTAGATGGCAGCCAGAGGCTGGGGGGAGAGGTGacaagtttctttattttcaccTGTGCTACAAGAAAGCACGGTTGGCTGATGAAGTACAGGTCTTTACTGTGCTCCTTGGCCACTCTCAGTAGCATATTTGCATGCATTGCATATGAAGTTTTATGTCTACAGAATATTCTTTCCTTTGCCgctgattgtttttctttgttctctgtctgCATAGAACTTGGGAAACAGTGAAACtcacaaccaggaagggaaaaTCTGCTGACGGTATGACTATTATAACTCTCTTTATGAAGGAAGCTAGCACATGAGATTATAACCAAAGAGCTCAAAGAAGAATTACCCTCAGCTAGGATCCTTTATGCATACACTCACGTAGTCTTCTGTTTTTACAGTGTTGTGTTTTAGAATTCTCTGTATAAGTAACTTCTGGCTCCCGTTTTCTAAGCTAAGGGCAGTTTTTGAAGGAAAGATGTGTTAACCTATGTCAGTATAATTTGAAGGTCTTCATATGTTAGGACCACTGGAGCCCTTTGTAGTCTGAAAGTGAGTGCCTGAGGGTGCGGTGAAATGATCACCCACCTTCATGCTTCAGTTGAGCGGAAAGAGAATTGGGAAAGGGCTTCCGTGCACCTCCCCTTCCAGGCATAAATGACTTGGCTGTAACCGCACCAGAAACATCCTGGTAGCCACATGCGGTCTGGAACAGCTGAGCTTTTTGCTTTGCtatcttggtttgttttgtttttgtaggagGCAAACAATTGCTTTGCTCCAGCTGCTCTTAACTATCAATGTATCTGGGAGATGCTAACAATCCTCCTTGATGGGGGTCTCTCTCCACAGCCAGtgactttctggttttgttttaaggcCAAATTATTTGGAGCAGAAGAGCTTATATTCTAGAATAGCAGAAGTTGGACCATTGACAGAGAAGACACAGTGGATCTTCACTGGCTTCTGGCATAAAGGAGATCTAGTGGCCACAGACACTCTTCACCAGGTGTCACCTCACTGGCTGCTGCCTGGGGAGCAGGGGCTTCCCATGCTTGGCCCGGTGTGACATGTTTAATTTCaatttcaacttcattttttaaaaaattgtgactGAGCTGGTAGTTCACACCTGTAGTCCTATATACTTGGGAGCCTGGAGCAGGGAAATCATGAGTTTGAGTTAGCCCAGGCAGTAGACACACATAGGCTccatctaaaagagaaaaaggaaaaggatgtTTTGACAACAAAAAGTGAACTTTTTATAATTAAGAGTATTTTAAAATCTGACAGAAGTGTtactttttactttcttgttttttttttgttgttgttgttttttgtttgcttgggggggttcttgtttttgttttgttttgttttgttttctggtgtgtgtgtgtgtgacaggctttctctgtggagccctggccatcctggaactcagtggaccaggctggcctcagactcagagatccgcctgcctctgctggaactAAAGATGTTCGCCGCCACCGCCCCgcttatattttacattattaaatgagacTAGTTCAGAGTTGGCTGCCAACATGTAGATTAATTAATTGCTCACTGCTTCAACAGCAAGTTCAGAGTATTTTAGATGCATCTTCAAATCTGAAATTTATGTTGGATTGCTGACCTTTCTTAAGGATTCCTTAGCTGTGTTTCTGTTTGACAGCCGTGTCAATCATCCCAGTGCTGCAAAGAACTCTTCATTATGAGTGTATTGTTCTGGTGAAGCAGTTCCGACCCCCAATGGGTGGCTACTGCTTGGAGTTTCCAGCAGGTGAGTAACGCCAGGTCCTTTGCCTGAGACTGAGCATCACATTGCTTATGTCTTAACATCTTTTCATCTGTCCACGTGGCAAATGTTTAAGTAATAAACATGTCTAAGGCtaggggcctctggaagagcaggcagtgatcttaacctctgagccatctctccagtatgTATTATAGCAATATATTGGACTGTACTCATGAAGGAATCAATAAACCCCGTGGATTTATCAAAAGTGGTATACTTTACAGCCAGTTTCATGAAGCTCACTAGAGTTTAAGTGCAGTGTTTACCCACTTAACAAAGCCCAATTCAGTGCAGTATATAGTTAGCTAGTTTCTTTCTCACTTgccattttattaagaaaataataacactgaaagtaatttaataatttaataaccTACATTTTACTTGTTCTTTACACGGTTGTATTCCATTCAGGAAAATGAACCTGAGTTTTTACTTTCTCCCTCTTTTGACTATCTGGTCTCCATAGCAACCTTCAGGGCACTTCCTCCTGGCACTTTATTGCTAAGCCTCAGGATTTTTCTGTGAGGAAGGAAAGCAAGATGAGTAAATGGTTACCATaccaaaaaatgaaacaaaaagaatcagCCTCTTGTACTATAGTCACATAACTGGCTCTAAAACCTAGGCTGTTTGGCCACCACCAAATCATCTTTCCTCATGGTGCTGCTCCTCTTGTACAGAACATGGCTGAGATGTTCATGAAAACATCTGGATGTAAGcaagaggcaggagaaacacCTACCATAACCTGCTTGGTATGCAAGGGTGACCGTGACTTTCCTAAGTCAGCTCCTTAGGAACTGTTAGAAAGATGTTCAAAGGACTGGCTTCCCATCTGTCCTCCAGGGTTCATCGACGATGGGGAAAGCCCAGAAGCAGCTGCTCTGCGGGAGCTAGAGGAAGAAACTGGCTACAAAGGTGATGTTGCTGAATGTTCTCCAGGTTTGTATTGCTTTTCAGATGTCAGTTTCTTGAACATTAATGAAACAGGGCTTCTGTATGGTTGGAGTGCAGGCAGAGAGGGACCAGGGATTTAGATTGGTTTCCAGTCAAGTGCAGTGATGTTTGTAATTCTAGTCCTCCAGGGCTGAGGAAGGTGTGTAAGATGAAGGTCAGCATGGGCTATACAATAAGACAGTGTTTCAGTGCCCCTTTACCCCAAATTAAAAAGGCGGGTTCTCCATCTGCAAGTGAACTGCTCTTCTGCTTGAGAGCAAGTTAGAGAACTGAAATTGAAAAACTGTGAAACCAACTTGTCTTCAGTGCCTAGCAAACCTTGCTACTTTCTTACCTGTCTGTGGCACACTCCTCACTAGGGTTGTTCGTCCCCATCAGAACCATCTAACCCCTCAGACTCCCCAGACTGGTGCAGGAACTCCAGGAACTTTGAGAGCATTTTGATCACATACACATTCTACAGTCTGGTAGCATCTACTGACTAGATACTGATGACATGAACCCTGAGCCTCACCTCCTCTGTGACATTTAGTGAAACAAGTAAGCACTTGCCTCATTTCTTAAGACAAGTTGTCACTTCTTTTCTCAGCTGTGTGCATGAATCCAGGCTTGTCAAACTGTACTACACATGTTGTGACAGTGACCATCAATGGAGATGATGCTGCAAATGTAAGGCCGAAGCCCAATCCAGGTAAGGGTGGGTATGCTGGATGCATTTAAGTGGGTTGAGTTGCATTGAGTATCTTAACTCGCTAAAGCAAGCATGGTTTTCACTGGAAGAATCATAGTGTGCCACAGGTTCTTCGTGGATACTTGTCTGCTTCCCAGTGTTGGGTAGGTATTTTGACATATTCTCTTTATTTAACATTTCATTGatcttttatgtgttttgtttttataaaatgttaaactATAAAAgttatattatttgattttataaaatgttcaaTGTCcaattttttggtgtgtgtgtgtgtgtgtgtgtgtgtgtaaaattcatTCCTATTTAATGAGGTACAGGCCCAACTAGAAAGTGAGAAACTTTAAAATCGCCTTGGTTTTTGTCTTCatgtgcaagagcagcaggtgttaAAGGCTGCAGCCTTTATTCAGCCAGTTTTATATTTGGAGAGTTTGTAAGGTTAGTCTTTGCACTAAAATATCCCCTAGCAAGTTGGGGTCTAAAAGCATTAAGACGCTGTCAATTCCCTGTCCTTTTTTCCACTCCTTTGAAGGTGGATTAATAGATGGGTGATTTATCAGTACACATGGttatcaatacacacacaccattgtaAATCATGTTTGAGTGGTAATTTCTTATCCTTGTAAATTAATCCTGCATATGCTTCATTATCTCTTGCAGCCAGTTTTAAATGCTTAATTGTTTAAACTGCATATATTCATAAGACATGGAAGAATTCCAACTTTCAGTTTGGGGTGGTAAAAGATTGTGAGCTTAAGGATGGTAACATTTGCATAACTTATACTTAATCTTGctgaatcttaatttaaaaatgggtaaaatgCTAAATTTTCTATTGTGTATTTGTCCACAGGTATAAATGTGGCAAACATGAATTACAGGatatgctttaaatttttctgtgaaATGATTGAAGAATGACATTGTTATGCTATTGAAATTGACTTTACTATGATATATTTAGTAGTCTTGAGTTTCTGTTAGATTCTTCTCCAGTTTTTATACTTGCACTGAAGTCTTCCAAAGGCTTGTCCCAGCAGGCTgtactaaaatataaatgttcttccctctttttgtttGCAGGGGATGGAGGTATGTTATTCAACTCCCAATGGCTGGCCCTGTGATGGCTTAGTGTAGTGGTAATGACGGCTGCAGACATTTGGGGCTGTTGGGGTTCACTCCTGTTCAACTTTATTTTCACTGTATTCTGTTTGTTTAGAATTTGTGGAAGTGATTTCTTTACCAAAGAATGACCTACTGACTAGACTGGACGGTAAGCACCTTAAGGTTATTACCCAGCCTTCTCTTGGTTCCCTGTCCCCATTTCTATCCACTAGGACATTAGTGTTATTCCCTCATCTTCATCTCATTAATGTCAGACACCTAAAAACTTTGAAAATTACTGTGGACCAATGCTAGTTTTTCAAGTGATATacaatttgaaatatatatataaaaaaaccatTGTGTTGAGGGAATGCTTTAATAGGGGCCTTTTAAAATTTCCCTACATAATAGTGATTATTTTCCTGCAGTCTAACCAAAACTATTGAGTTCTTTGATCAGTACCATGTCCAGATGTAAATGTGTAGTCCAGCTGCACTGGTGTATTAGATGTCTCTGTGGACAGTCAAGTTAAATCAAGGTAAACTCTGACAGCAGCCCTCCAGCACACACTTGACTGAGAAGCTGATAGAATGAATGAACCTTACTTAGTAAATCAGGGCCGGTTGGTTATATCAGCCCATCCACAAAGACAGTGCAAAAATCCTGTTAGATATTGACACCTTCCCTAGATCCTATTACTGAGGAGGTGGCACAGGTGCTCCTCAGTGCCCCAGCTTTGTGGACCCCAGCTTTGTGGACTGCTATTCACTCAATTGTGAAGAAGCAGAGCCTTTCATGATCCCAATTTTTTTTATAGATCTCTTTCAGGAAATAGATAACTTATTTTTTGCTAGAGTTTTTAAGTAATTACTTTGGAGattaacataaaataacaagTATTCATTGACCTAAAACCATAGGAATAGTCCTTAATTCCTCCCATGCCAGTGATTTATGGCTTCCCTTAAGTAGAGAGCTCTATTTTGAAATGTCTAttgctatttaaaaattaagtgacTATCTTTCAAAAAAAACTATGGTTTTATATTCCCAGACAGCTTCAATTTCTTCACCTTTTCAAAAACTAGACCTGAGATAGAATTCATCTGAATACCTCAAAGTCAAATTAAATGCCACCATTTATTCAGAAAAGGCATGGCAGCCAATATTAGGCAGTACAGCTAATGATCGGACAGGcctggtgagtttgaggctctGCCACCATTATCATTGTTActagtttcttgttttcttgaatCAAGTAAGCCTCTTCCTGTGAGGATGCATGAGAAAAATTAGACAGATAATGCAGGCAAAGTGCTTAGCCCCCAGGTGCTTAAACAGTATGTGGTAAATGCTTTGTTTGTAGAATATTCTTTATAGGGTTGTTTATAGAATGCCCTTTATAGGGTTCTCTTTCATTCACCTGACTTCCCTTCTGGTCTTAGGAGGGGATAATTCAGCAAGAAAGAGGGGAGGGTGAAACAACCAATTTACCTAACCAGTATAATCAAACTACAGGAATCAACATTCATGTTGGTTTGTCACAGAGTGGCATACACTTCTGCTGTACACAGGTGAATAGGACATGACCCCTGACCTCAAGGATCAGTCCTTTGAGCTTATTCCCAAATAAGTGGCTGGGAGACACTGGGCCAGTGAGACGGCTGCATGCTGTCCTGATGGGACATTTGTGTCACTACTTTTAATCCTTTACTGTGTTAATATTAGACTGTGTCCCCAGCATCTAGTATAGGAACTGGCATACATTGTGAACAGTGATTGTCTAGGTTCTCCTGTCATCATCTCTAAACTGTCATCTTTGCTTCCATAGCTTTGGTAGCAGAAGAACATCTTACAGTGGATGCCAGGGTCTACGCCTATGCTCTGGCACTGAAACACGCCAACTCGAAGCCATTCGAAGTGCCCTTCCTCAAATTTTAAGGCCAAGAAGGACACTGGCCATGTTTTGTAAATGAGACCATAAGGCCTTCATCATTCAATGTATTCAATTAAGTTTAATGTAGATCGGAAATCAgctttttcataaaataaaagcagcccCGACTGCATGTGGCATGGAATTATAATACAGAGAGGATGTAACCTTCATTTAAACTTGTCAAATGCTcatgagaaagaacataaatgTAGGTATGTAAAGATTTCTTCAACTTCACCTAGTCTAGAAGGTGAGGGTATTTCTCAGGAATAGACTTGAGCTCCAAATTAGGTTGGCTATTTCCATCCTCAactcctaaaataaaaattatgtactTAGGTCTGCAAATAGCTACTTATTAGATTCATAATAAGATTTTGATTAGATTTCAAAAGAAGAGggttaggttttgttttgagacaaggtctcactctagcTCTAACTGGCCTgatacttgctttgtagaccagtctgcctctgaactcctagagatcctctgcctgtctctgcctttttattgctaggattgaaggtatgcaccaccacacctggccaaaataagttttaaaagagaGACTCTGATAGGAAATTAATTGGTTTCTCCTAATTCTAAATGATTTGCCTTATGGAATTTGGGTACTTTAAATGTAAAGTCAACAGAGAATAACATTTCTAGTAAATATTTAGCTACttgtggtacatgcttgtaatccaccttcttgggaggctgaggcaagatcataaatgtggccagcctgggctgcataatgaaactttatctcaagaataacttttaaaatgtatttgatatCCTTGTAAGGCCATTTAGTTCCTAAAACATGCCAAGACTAATGCTTCCGTAGTGAATGTGGTTAACTCTTAATATATTAAAGGCTAAAGCTAAGAGACTGAAAACTCAGGGCCCTTCCTGCAAGTGTGCATATACTTTAATTTCCTATCCTTACCTCAGAAAATTGTCTACTCAAGCTAAATCCATAGGAAGATTGGCATTGACTCCACATGTATATTGATGTCAACAGGCATGGGTATAGGGAGATATATTAGCCAGCTATCTGAAAGGTAAAACTATACTGGGAATGCAACAATGGTTTCCATTGAGTGCATGGAAAACTCATCAGCCAACAGTTCTGCCAGTGTCCTTGTTCTGATGAGCTCAGCTATTGTGTTGACTACTGTAGCAGCTCAAGGATTGCTGTCTTGCAGCTCAGCCTCTAGCAGCATTCTCAGCATGATGCTTGTTGACCAGCTCAGTATGTTTGCAGCTGGATCCAGGGTCAAGGCAAACTCTCTGAACCTTACAAAGTGGTTTACCCATGTACAGTCAGGATCCATGCTAAGTGTTATCACCAACAGGTATTTTTATGAAAAAGTATAAGCTCTTTCTACAAATCTTTATATTGGACTTGAGGATGGAAATAATTCTGGAATTTTATAAACCAAATCTGCTTTCCTAATGAATGTGAAAATTAAGACCCACCTTTTTATACAACAGTAGCCTTCCCTATGAttttaacactttaaaaaaaaccaaacttgtTTTCTAATCACAAGCATGATATTTCTCCAAAGATACTAGTTTTCCCCATGAGTTCCCCAGGATCTTTCTTTCCCCATGTTGCTTCCATCCTCTGAAATGAAGAAACAGGCTCCATACATTCATCCTCTCCATGGGGCAACTCTAGAGCCAGGTGCAATGGGAATGGTCTTTGGCATTGGCCAGGACACAACATTTGTCCCATTCTCCCTGGCCTTTGTGTCTCCTTGTTCTAGGAGTGCAACTGAGCAGGAACAAGTACCTCCTAGACTTGTCCTTAGTGTCATTTGTATCACCTGTGCACCTCAGAAGGGCCTGTTGGAGGTGAAGTCAGACTCAAGAGGGCTGGCCATCTGGTATCTTCACTCCTCTCAAACTGGTTATTTGCCTACATTTCTAAGGAAGCTTCCCTTTTGCATTCCTCTGTAAACACACAAAATGGGTCCTAATGCCCCGGGGTGTTTCCGGTGCCTGACTTCACTCACCTCCATAGTTATCTGACTTCATGATCCAAGCTAAGTCAGTACTACCTCCCATTCCTACTAAGGAAATCAATGATTGAAAACTGTACTtctgaaaataacttaaaaattaaatttgataatttttttggaaaataaagtaTGCACTCTAAAAATGCTAGAGTATGTTTTGAGACACTTTGCCTGTCCCTTTCTAAATATGCATGAGCGCCCTTCAACTGCCACTGCCCTTCAGGAATTTACGACTGAATTATGACTACATCTAACTTCTTTAAGCATATCTGGATGGTTTCCATAGAAAATACAATGAACTTACAAAATTAATCTTAAGAGAACATTTAATACCGcatctctttatttttccaaCACAACTGCAacagttttattaaataaaactttattgtctACTGTTTACGTTTGGGTCCTGCTATGCATGTAAGAGACAAAGTCCTAGTTTGAATTCATTGTTCACTTCCACTCAACTACAGACACTGCTTGGGGAAAGGAGAATACTAATGGTCATTACACTGAGTGctggaaggagaaggcagagccagTGCAGCTGCACAGCACTCATAGCTGTCACTGGGagaagaagaatgaaaagcagGAGGAATTAGAAACAGTTGTTTCCAGTGACAGAAATAACTTCGATGTTTGACTATTGCCCATCCAGGCTGAGTGGCAGTTTGGAGATAGGACAAATAAAGAGGGGTTGGGGCTGGTGAGGGAAGGTCAAGAACATGGATACGATGagttaaaaaagtataaaaattatctaaaatatacaTTAGATATAAATGCTCCGTAACTCATTAGGGAAGCTCAAAAATACTGGAAAGTGGCAATTTgcactgtttatttttaaacaagggAATATTCAGTGTTCTGAATGTTGTGTGCAAAGCTAGTCCATGTCACTGTCTTGCTGTCTAACCAACAGCTAAGCAGATACACTGCATCCCAGCATCACGGGCAACACTAGATGGACGGTGCCAACAAATAATGTAAACTTCAGTTTTAAGGCAGCTGGTACTAATGCTGCACACAGGCTTAGCTTGGTGCCCATTTCAGAAATGGGACAATTAGCACTAAAAACAACAGACTTAGGGAAAAAAAGGGAATCCGCCTTATTTGACAGAAACAGTATgtcaaaatattttccctttcacACACGCAAAGAAATATATgaacatttagaaaaacaaagcaccCATCCCTCCAACTTCAGCCTGTTCcttaacaaatatttcaaaatactgaTAAATAATAGTGACTGCAAGTAGAATCCCAGTGCCAGAGCCAATGGCCCCAAGGAAGTCTGCTAATACCGACAGGGCACCAATGCACAAACCCCCAAAGGCAGCTGCTGTGGGGATATACCTGAAAGACAAAAGAACTTCAATCAGGCATTGGgaaacagggaaagaaaacaacagctaGAAGCAATGTAATGTCTAGCTAGCTCGAAATGGTTCCTTCTAAAGAGATACAAACTAGTCAGAACAGGTCCTCACTACTAAGACACTGTCCCCAACAGATGGGAGACTGACTAAGGCAATGATTATGAAAccccagattttaaaaataatagctgcAAGGCAATGCAATTTTTAGGACAGAGGATTACATTCTGGGCTGAAATTTAAGTATTATTTATCATACAAATGGAgcatatattttgtgtgtgtatatatatatatacatacatacatacatgtggatatatatgtacaaaatatgCTCTACATATAAAACATAGTGTCTGTTACAGTgaatatatagtacatatatttTTTCAGACATGTATCTATAGCCTCaaattggcctagaactcatagcaatccacctgcttcagcttccaagtactgtgattaacaAGCTACCACACCTAACTaaaatttgggggttttgtttgtttagactgAACTCATGTAATGAGGGTTGGCCCTGAGCTCATCCAACCCCCACTTCAGGAATTTCAGGATcagacagacatgtgccaccacatctggctaaaATATGTACTATTCTTAAGCAAGTATCCTTAAGTTCCCTCTTGTAAAAAATTTCAAACCAGGCACATtgacacaggcaaaacattcatacacataaaataatttgagaTAGGAATACTAGGGCCAGTTCAAGAAACTGCTGAACTAATGAACAATGCACACACAACTGGGTTTTGTTGTACTGGCTTGGTACTCAtaaggtag
This genomic window from Microtus ochrogaster isolate Prairie Vole_2 chromosome 16, MicOch1.0, whole genome shotgun sequence contains:
- the Nudt5 gene encoding ADP-sugar pyrophosphatase isoform X2; the protein is MGGYCLEFPAGFIDDGESPEAAALRELEEETGYKGDVAECSPAVCMNPGLSNCTTHVVTVTINGDDAANVRPKPNPGDGEFVEVISLPKNDLLTRLDALVAEEHLTVDARVYAYALALKHANSKPFEVPFLKF
- the Nudt5 gene encoding ADP-sugar pyrophosphatase isoform X1, with amino-acid sequence MENQESTDSSQNAKQHIISEELISEGKWVKFEKTTYMDPTGKTRTWETVKLTTRKGKSADAVSIIPVLQRTLHYECIVLVKQFRPPMGGYCLEFPAGFIDDGESPEAAALRELEEETGYKGDVAECSPAVCMNPGLSNCTTHVVTVTINGDDAANVRPKPNPGDGEFVEVISLPKNDLLTRLDALVAEEHLTVDARVYAYALALKHANSKPFEVPFLKF